A stretch of Shewanella dokdonensis DNA encodes these proteins:
- a CDS encoding adenylosuccinate synthase — MGKNVVVLGTQWGDEGKGKIVDLLTEQAKYVVRYQGGHNAGHTLVIDGEKTVLHLIPSGILRGNVKCVIANGVVLSPEALMTEIKMLKDKGVPVEERLLLSEACPLILPFHCALDVAREKARGNKAIGTTGRGIGPAYEDKISRRGLRLGDLFNPKQFAEKLKEVMEYHNFTLTEYYKCEPVDYEKTLEDSLALADYLKSMCVDVAELLDNARKNGDSILFEGAQGTMLDIDHGTYPFVTSSNTTAGGVATGSGLGPRYIDYVLGIIKAYSTRVGGGPFPTELTCDIGEHLSIKGHEFGATTGRRRRPGWLDVVAMRRAIQINSLSGLCLTKLDVLDGLKEVKICVGYQLPDGTVSKVTPLAAEGYELVTPVYETLPGWSESTFGATSLEQLPPAAINYIKRIEALLETPIDIISTGPDRNETMILVSPFKE, encoded by the coding sequence ATGGGCAAAAACGTAGTTGTTCTCGGCACTCAATGGGGTGACGAGGGAAAAGGTAAGATTGTCGACCTTCTGACAGAACAGGCAAAATACGTGGTTCGGTATCAGGGTGGCCATAACGCTGGTCATACACTGGTTATCGATGGTGAAAAAACCGTTCTTCATCTGATCCCATCTGGTATTCTCCGCGGTAACGTCAAGTGCGTCATCGCTAATGGTGTGGTGTTATCACCAGAAGCGCTGATGACAGAAATTAAAATGCTGAAGGATAAAGGCGTTCCTGTTGAAGAACGTCTGTTGTTGTCTGAAGCATGTCCGCTGATCCTGCCATTTCACTGTGCACTAGACGTTGCCCGTGAAAAAGCGCGCGGCAATAAAGCCATTGGTACCACTGGCCGTGGTATCGGTCCTGCGTATGAAGACAAAATTTCTCGTCGTGGACTGCGGTTGGGCGATTTGTTCAATCCTAAGCAGTTTGCTGAAAAGCTGAAAGAAGTCATGGAGTACCATAACTTCACTCTCACTGAATACTATAAATGTGAGCCGGTGGATTATGAGAAAACTCTAGAAGACTCTCTGGCGCTGGCGGATTATCTCAAGAGCATGTGTGTTGATGTCGCCGAGTTACTCGACAATGCGCGTAAAAATGGCGATTCCATCCTGTTTGAAGGTGCTCAGGGCACCATGCTGGATATTGACCATGGGACTTATCCATTTGTGACCTCCTCTAACACTACTGCTGGTGGCGTTGCTACTGGCAGTGGTTTGGGACCGCGTTACATTGATTATGTCTTGGGGATTATCAAAGCTTATTCTACTCGCGTAGGTGGCGGCCCATTCCCGACAGAACTGACCTGTGATATCGGTGAGCATCTGTCAATTAAAGGGCATGAATTTGGTGCTACTACCGGACGTAGACGTCGCCCAGGTTGGTTAGATGTGGTAGCTATGCGCCGTGCTATCCAAATCAACAGTTTAAGTGGCCTATGCCTGACTAAACTGGATGTGCTGGATGGGCTGAAAGAAGTCAAAATCTGTGTGGGTTATCAACTCCCAGATGGTACTGTCAGTAAGGTAACCCCTTTGGCAGCCGAAGGTTATGAGCTGGTAACGCCTGTGTACGAGACTTTACCCGGCTGGAGTGAAAGCACATTTGGGGCAACCTCGTTGGAGCAGTTGCCACCGGCGGCTATCAACTATATCAAGCGGATAGAAGCTTTACTGGAAACGCCGATAGATATTATCTCGACTGGGCCAGACCGTAACGAAACTATGATTCTGGTGAGTCCGTTCAAAGAGTAG
- a CDS encoding tetratricopeptide repeat protein: protein MLRLILMLSLLMAAPLMAEQKAVDIYSQAQLLKMIRSHTYLQQIKSDNCQIVQDIEAHADVLKEPLYQYLWGEMLNYGVCVKADPASGIQQLRAAAEQGSAEAMVRLAEYYAQGKFLMKDKQRAVQYVYPAAANGDLPAQMMLVKLFGEGYGSPRDYMMAYHWLYNQTFNDAKTQEQASVLLAKLAGKLPASQLEQAKKATVHR, encoded by the coding sequence ATGTTGCGACTGATATTGATGTTATCCCTGCTGATGGCGGCGCCTTTGATGGCAGAGCAAAAAGCGGTAGATATCTACTCACAGGCACAATTGCTGAAGATGATCCGCAGTCATACTTATCTGCAACAGATTAAATCTGATAACTGTCAGATTGTGCAGGATATTGAAGCTCATGCGGATGTATTGAAAGAACCACTGTACCAGTATCTGTGGGGCGAAATGCTTAATTACGGTGTTTGCGTCAAGGCCGATCCCGCCAGTGGTATACAGCAACTGCGGGCAGCCGCAGAACAGGGCAGTGCCGAGGCGATGGTTCGACTTGCTGAATATTATGCGCAAGGCAAGTTTTTGATGAAAGATAAACAGCGGGCAGTGCAGTACGTCTATCCCGCTGCTGCTAATGGTGATCTGCCCGCACAAATGATGCTGGTAAAACTATTTGGTGAAGGGTATGGCAGCCCTCGCGATTATATGATGGCTTATCATTGGCTATATAATCAGACATTTAATGATGCCAAAACCCAAGAACAGGCCAGTGTTTTACTGGCAAAACTAGCGGGCAAGCTACCCGCCAGTCAATTAGAACAAGCGAAAAAAGCCACGGTACACAGATGA
- a CDS encoding flagella assembly protein FlgT middle domain-containing protein, translating into MGGLSHDKLVREFGISMYLIDGISGLTIMKKDYHTRTYWPFPITKRSCPPANSYGSQITD; encoded by the coding sequence ATGGGGGGACTCAGTCATGACAAACTGGTGCGCGAATTTGGTATCAGCATGTATTTGATTGACGGTATTTCTGGGCTGACCATCATGAAAAAAGACTACCACACCCGCACTTACTGGCCTTTCCCCATCACCAAAAGGTCTTGCCCGCCAGCGAACAGCTATGGCAGTCAGATTACGGATTAG
- a CDS encoding flagellar basal body L-ring protein FlgH: MLIKTMTILLMTLLLAACASGSMNTAGKNGSGSKVLPPAGEPVQQMDDADPDDPYYAFIEPGDEAVSAIPTGSIFNIQQAQSIYVEQAHFRVGDIISVKLAESTKASKSGSTQMNKSTDFTLDPIGVPGGNLKIAGKEVDLDLSQQQKFKGDGNSSQSNDFEGEITVSVMKVMKNNTLLIRGDKWLLINNGKEFIRLTGIIRAKDILPDNTVSSTKIANARIEYSGNGELANSQRLGWLTDKLNNPTVWPF, encoded by the coding sequence ATGCTCATCAAGACTATGACAATACTGCTGATGACTCTGCTCCTGGCGGCTTGTGCTTCTGGGAGTATGAACACTGCCGGGAAGAATGGTTCAGGTTCTAAAGTGTTACCACCCGCAGGAGAACCGGTACAACAGATGGATGATGCAGATCCTGATGATCCTTATTACGCCTTCATTGAACCTGGCGATGAAGCGGTGTCGGCAATTCCTACCGGCTCTATTTTCAATATCCAGCAAGCGCAAAGTATTTATGTGGAGCAAGCTCACTTCCGGGTCGGTGACATTATTTCGGTAAAGCTCGCTGAATCGACCAAAGCCAGTAAAAGCGGTAGCACGCAAATGAATAAAAGTACCGATTTTACTCTCGATCCCATTGGTGTGCCTGGCGGCAATCTGAAAATTGCCGGGAAAGAGGTTGACCTTGATCTCAGTCAACAGCAGAAATTTAAAGGTGATGGTAACTCAAGTCAGTCCAATGATTTTGAAGGGGAAATAACCGTTTCTGTGATGAAAGTGATGAAAAATAACACATTGTTGATCCGTGGCGATAAATGGCTACTCATCAACAACGGTAAAGAGTTTATCCGGTTAACGGGCATTATCCGCGCTAAAGATATTCTGCCAGACAATACCGTATCTTCGACCAAGATCGCTAATGCTAGGATTGAATATTCTGGCAATGGTGAATTGGCTAACAGTCAACGTTTAGGCTGGCTGACAGACAAGCTGAACAACCCAACCGTGTGGCCATTCTGA
- the rpsF gene encoding 30S ribosomal protein S6: protein MRHYEIVFLVHPDQSEQVPGMIERYTGAITAVGGKIHRLEDWGRRQLAYPIQDLHKAHYVLLNVETTAESIEELETAFRFNDAVLRSLVMRTKAAITEVSPMAKAKDERDSRRASNSDDRAADEDSAEIEEENAEESAE, encoded by the coding sequence ATGCGTCATTACGAAATCGTATTTTTAGTTCACCCAGATCAGAGTGAACAGGTTCCTGGCATGATCGAACGCTACACTGGTGCTATCACCGCTGTAGGCGGCAAGATCCATCGCCTGGAAGACTGGGGCCGTCGCCAACTGGCATATCCTATTCAAGATTTGCACAAAGCTCACTATGTTCTGTTGAACGTAGAAACTACCGCTGAGTCTATCGAAGAACTGGAAACTGCTTTCCGTTTCAACGACGCTGTTCTGCGTAGCTTGGTTATGCGCACTAAAGCTGCCATCACCGAAGTTTCTCCAATGGCCAAAGCAAAAGATGAACGTGACTCACGTCGCGCGTCTAACAGCGATGATAGAGCTGCTGACGAAGATTCTGCTGAGATCGAAGAAGAAAACGCTGAAGAGAGCGCTGAGTAA
- a CDS encoding flagellar assembly protein T N-terminal domain-containing protein: protein MVVLRTLILLLLLPWPVTAAWYKGEGSAPIINGNADYAKEQAARAALRDAILQAGASVSLLSEVDEGSLNGNTFQVRANGHVTQIQKLEEYSKDDRVTVTLRADIWNDNALCENQHLTSKSIIMAPLILTDRNYAGYGGLSDLPQEVSQRLFAEFDQAKADFLAKSLLQHPLAINPDRMSAQDQQQLQYLSEQSRAQYVVMGRITDLAVGKVDGGTQS from the coding sequence ATGGTGGTACTGAGAACGTTAATCCTGCTACTGCTGTTGCCTTGGCCGGTCACTGCTGCTTGGTATAAAGGTGAGGGTTCTGCGCCGATTATCAATGGTAATGCTGATTATGCCAAAGAACAGGCGGCCCGAGCCGCACTGAGAGATGCCATTCTGCAGGCTGGTGCTTCAGTGTCTCTGCTCAGTGAAGTGGATGAAGGCAGTCTCAATGGCAATACCTTTCAAGTGCGTGCCAATGGTCATGTTACCCAGATACAGAAGTTGGAAGAATACAGCAAGGATGATCGCGTTACGGTAACTTTACGTGCCGATATCTGGAATGACAACGCGTTATGTGAAAACCAACATCTCACCAGCAAGTCAATCATTATGGCGCCGCTGATCCTCACGGATCGTAATTATGCCGGGTATGGCGGGCTTAGTGACTTGCCGCAGGAAGTGTCCCAACGGTTGTTTGCTGAGTTTGATCAAGCCAAAGCCGATTTCCTAGCGAAAAGTCTGTTACAACACCCCTTAGCTATCAATCCAGATCGCATGTCAGCCCAAGATCAGCAACAACTGCAGTATCTGTCTGAGCAATCGCGGGCTCAGTATGTTGTTATGGGGCGGATTACTGACCTTGCTGTAGGCAAAGTAGATGGGGGGACTCAGTCATGA
- a CDS encoding FlgT C-terminal domain-containing protein, with protein MRSRHGRPPGVKIGDLFKLQYQYNYIDEQGVKYANFSDERVEFEVVKVYPDHSQLVPLNNDMPFGIQIRDVVQLDNFWN; from the coding sequence ATTAGAAGTCGCCATGGGCGGCCGCCAGGGGTGAAAATAGGGGATCTGTTCAAGCTGCAATATCAGTACAACTACATTGATGAGCAAGGCGTTAAGTACGCTAATTTCAGTGATGAACGGGTAGAGTTTGAAGTGGTAAAAGTTTATCCCGATCACAGCCAGTTGGTGCCGCTCAATAACGATATGCCATTCGGTATCCAAATTCGTGATGTTGTACAACTAGATAATTTCTGGAACTGA
- the priB gene encoding primosomal replication protein N, whose amino-acid sequence MTTNHLELSGKILRCRRFKSPAGIEHTVIQLEHRSQRFEAELPRNVYCVLQVVLSGERFDSVTDKLKAGVDIQVSGFLTLQQSRNGQSRLVLHAENVELKI is encoded by the coding sequence GTGACCACCAACCACCTGGAATTATCCGGAAAGATCCTGCGTTGTCGGCGCTTTAAAAGCCCGGCTGGCATTGAACATACGGTAATTCAGTTGGAACACAGGTCGCAACGTTTTGAAGCTGAACTGCCAAGGAACGTGTACTGCGTGTTGCAAGTGGTATTGAGTGGAGAACGCTTTGATAGCGTTACAGATAAGCTGAAAGCGGGTGTGGATATCCAGGTCAGCGGCTTTCTGACTCTACAACAGAGTCGCAATGGCCAAAGTCGACTGGTGTTGCACGCCGAAAATGTCGAATTGAAAATTTAG
- a CDS encoding DUF2065 domain-containing protein, translating into MGWHLWLTALGIVLLFEGLGPLLFPNRWRQYLQQIAAMPASSMQRLGAGLVLTGAAILIIFS; encoded by the coding sequence ATGGGATGGCATCTTTGGTTAACGGCATTGGGCATAGTGTTGTTGTTTGAAGGCTTAGGCCCTCTTTTATTCCCTAATCGTTGGCGCCAATATCTGCAACAGATAGCTGCAATGCCAGCAAGCAGCATGCAACGTCTGGGGGCAGGATTAGTGTTAACTGGCGCGGCAATACTGATTATTTTTTCGTAA
- the alr gene encoding alanine racemase: MKPFPRAEISSQALKHNLERLREVAPHSKVIAVVKANGYGHGLLNVANSVPDANGFGLARLEEALEMRKGGVKAKLLLLEGFFRSEDLPLLVEHNIDTAVHHESQLQMLEQAHLDKPVTVWMKLDTGMHRLGFSPAQFHEVYQRLLRCPQVAKPINFMTHFACADELQKDYTAKQLAIFNELTQNLPGERTTANSAGTLFWPESQADWIRPGIALYGVSPVDGDRGAKHGLIPAMTLVSQLIAVREHKAGDTVGYGGHWQASRDTRLGVVAIGYGDGYPRNALQGTPVWINGRRVPIVGRVSMDMLTVDLGPNATDKVGDAAVLWGPQLPVEEVAEKIGTFAYELVTKLTPRVAVCLD, from the coding sequence TTGAAACCCTTTCCCAGAGCTGAAATCAGCAGTCAGGCGCTCAAACATAATCTGGAACGCCTTCGAGAAGTCGCTCCTCACAGTAAAGTGATTGCCGTCGTTAAAGCTAATGGCTATGGCCATGGCCTTTTGAATGTCGCGAATAGTGTTCCAGATGCTAATGGCTTTGGCTTGGCGCGACTGGAAGAGGCATTGGAAATGCGAAAGGGTGGCGTCAAAGCTAAGCTATTACTGCTAGAGGGTTTTTTCAGAAGCGAAGATTTACCTCTGTTGGTTGAGCATAATATTGATACCGCCGTGCATCATGAATCTCAGTTGCAGATGCTGGAGCAGGCGCATCTGGATAAACCGGTAACTGTGTGGATGAAGCTCGATACCGGAATGCATCGTTTAGGTTTTTCTCCTGCACAATTCCATGAGGTTTATCAGCGTTTGTTGCGTTGCCCTCAGGTTGCTAAACCGATTAATTTTATGACCCATTTTGCCTGTGCCGATGAGTTACAAAAGGACTATACCGCCAAGCAGCTCGCTATTTTCAATGAGCTGACACAAAATTTACCCGGCGAACGCACAACCGCAAATTCGGCGGGAACCTTGTTTTGGCCAGAGAGCCAGGCTGACTGGATCCGCCCGGGAATTGCCTTGTATGGCGTGTCTCCGGTGGATGGTGATCGTGGGGCTAAACATGGGTTGATACCGGCAATGACCTTGGTGTCGCAGTTAATTGCGGTAAGAGAACATAAAGCTGGTGATACCGTGGGTTACGGTGGTCACTGGCAGGCTAGCCGCGACACACGCCTAGGCGTGGTTGCTATTGGCTATGGTGATGGTTACCCCCGTAATGCACTACAAGGTACGCCTGTATGGATTAATGGCCGACGAGTCCCGATTGTTGGCCGGGTTTCCATGGATATGCTGACCGTTGACTTGGGCCCGAATGCCACCGATAAAGTGGGTGACGCTGCTGTTTTGTGGGGGCCGCAACTGCCAGTAGAAGAAGTTGCGGAAAAGATTGGTACATTCGCCTATGAACTCGTCACTAAGCTCACTCCCCGTGTTGCCGTCTGTTTAGACTGA
- the rplM gene encoding 50S ribosomal protein L13, with translation MKTFTAKPETVARDWYVVDAEGKTLGRIATEIALRLRGKHKPEFTPHVDTGDYIIVINAEKVTVTGNKALGKTYYSHSGFPGGIKQISFEKLQAHKPEMIIEKAVKGMLPKGPLGRAMFRKLKVYAGAEHNHAAQQPQVLDI, from the coding sequence ATGAAGACTTTTACTGCCAAGCCAGAAACTGTAGCTCGCGACTGGTATGTTGTTGATGCCGAAGGTAAGACTTTGGGCCGTATCGCCACTGAAATCGCTTTGCGTCTCCGTGGTAAACACAAGCCTGAATTTACTCCTCACGTAGATACTGGTGATTACATCATCGTGATCAACGCTGAGAAAGTTACCGTTACCGGTAACAAAGCTTTGGGTAAGACATACTACTCCCATTCCGGCTTCCCAGGTGGCATCAAGCAGATCAGCTTTGAGAAGCTGCAAGCTCATAAGCCAGAAATGATCATCGAGAAAGCGGTTAAAGGTATGCTGCCAAAAGGCCCATTGGGCCGTGCCATGTTCCGTAAACTGAAAGTTTACGCGGGCGCAGAGCACAACCACGCTGCACAACAACCTCAAGTTCTTGATATCTAA
- the rpsI gene encoding 30S ribosomal protein S9, translating into MAATQYYGTGRRKTSTARVFAKAGSGNIVVNKRPLDVYFGRETARMVVRQPLELVEMIDKLDLYVTVKGGGITGQAGAIRHGITRALMELDETLRPTLRAAGFVTRDARQVERKKVGLRKARRKPQFSKR; encoded by the coding sequence ATGGCTGCAACTCAGTACTACGGCACTGGCCGTCGCAAAACTTCAACTGCCCGCGTATTTGCCAAAGCAGGCAGTGGTAATATCGTTGTTAACAAGCGTCCTCTGGATGTTTATTTCGGTCGTGAAACTGCCCGCATGGTAGTTCGTCAACCACTCGAACTGGTTGAAATGATCGATAAACTGGACCTGTATGTAACCGTTAAAGGCGGTGGCATTACTGGTCAAGCTGGCGCTATCCGTCACGGTATTACCCGTGCGCTGATGGAACTGGACGAAACTCTGCGTCCTACTCTGCGTGCCGCTGGTTTCGTTACCCGCGATGCTCGTCAGGTTGAACGTAAGAAAGTGGGTCTGCGTAAAGCACGTCGTAAACCACAGTTCTCTAAGCGTTAA
- the rlmB gene encoding 23S rRNA (guanosine(2251)-2'-O)-methyltransferase RlmB: MKKPELVFGIHAVTSLFEHSPERVLEMWLLNGRQDERIRPLLALADTIGIKPQIAARKTLDEKAESSQHQGIVVRVRPAKILTENDLEALLDKTNTPFLLILDGVTDPHNLGACLRNADAAGVHGVIVPKDNSAGLTATVSKVACGAAETVPLFQVTNLARTMKQLQERGVWIAGTAGEADSTLYQANLSGPLAIAMGAEGKGLRRLSRESCDTLISIPMAGTVSSLNVSVATGICLFEAVRQRQA, from the coding sequence ATGAAAAAACCGGAACTGGTGTTTGGCATCCATGCCGTAACCTCTTTATTTGAACATTCCCCTGAACGGGTGCTGGAAATGTGGCTGCTCAATGGCCGTCAGGATGAACGTATTCGGCCATTGTTGGCATTAGCGGATACTATCGGCATTAAACCGCAGATTGCTGCCCGTAAAACACTGGACGAGAAAGCAGAAAGCAGCCAACACCAGGGCATAGTGGTACGCGTTCGTCCGGCTAAAATACTGACCGAGAACGATCTAGAAGCGTTACTGGATAAGACCAACACGCCATTTCTGCTCATTCTGGATGGCGTAACAGATCCGCACAATTTGGGCGCCTGTTTGCGTAATGCCGATGCCGCCGGAGTACATGGTGTGATTGTGCCGAAAGATAATTCTGCTGGACTCACGGCGACTGTGAGTAAAGTTGCCTGTGGTGCCGCAGAAACTGTCCCCTTATTTCAAGTAACCAACCTTGCTCGCACCATGAAGCAGTTGCAGGAACGGGGCGTTTGGATTGCCGGTACTGCTGGCGAAGCGGATAGCACTTTGTATCAGGCTAATCTCAGTGGCCCCCTGGCGATTGCGATGGGGGCAGAGGGCAAAGGGTTACGTCGTTTAAGTCGCGAGAGCTGCGACACCCTGATTTCCATTCCCATGGCAGGCACGGTTTCCAGTCTTAATGTCTCAGTGGCAACGGGCATCTGTTTGTTTGAGGCTGTACGCCAACGGCAAGCCTGA
- the rpsR gene encoding 30S ribosomal protein S18: MARYFRRRKFCRFTAEGVTEIDYKDIATLKNYITESGKIVPSRITGTSAKYQRQLARAIKRARYLSLLPYTDLHQ, translated from the coding sequence ATGGCACGTTATTTCCGTCGTCGTAAATTCTGCCGTTTCACTGCCGAAGGTGTTACGGAGATCGATTACAAAGATATCGCTACGCTGAAAAACTATATCACCGAAAGCGGTAAGATTGTTCCCAGCCGTATTACCGGCACCAGCGCTAAATACCAGCGCCAGTTGGCTCGTGCTATCAAGCGCGCTCGTTATCTGTCTCTGCTGCCTTACACTGATCTGCATCAGTAA
- the rplI gene encoding 50S ribosomal protein L9, giving the protein MNVILLDKIANLGNLGDQVSVKAGYARNYLLPQGKAVVANDENVKVFETRRAELEAKVAAELATANARAEKIVALEAVVIASKAGDEGKLFGSVGTRDIADAVTAAGVELAKSEVRLPLGALRSTGDFEVEVQLHSEVKAVVKVTIVAEA; this is encoded by the coding sequence ATGAACGTTATTCTGCTTGATAAAATTGCCAATTTGGGCAATCTGGGCGATCAGGTTTCTGTAAAAGCTGGTTATGCTCGTAACTACTTGCTGCCTCAGGGTAAAGCAGTTGTTGCAAACGATGAAAACGTAAAAGTTTTCGAAACTCGTCGTGCTGAACTGGAAGCTAAAGTGGCTGCTGAACTGGCAACTGCCAATGCTCGTGCTGAGAAGATTGTAGCGCTGGAAGCTGTGGTTATCGCTTCTAAAGCCGGTGATGAAGGCAAACTGTTCGGTTCTGTTGGTACTCGTGATATCGCAGATGCTGTAACTGCTGCCGGCGTGGAACTGGCTAAATCCGAAGTGCGTTTGCCACTGGGCGCTCTGCGTTCTACTGGTGACTTCGAAGTTGAAGTTCAGTTACATTCTGAAGTTAAAGCTGTTGTTAAAGTGACTATCGTCGCCGAAGCATAA
- the dnaB gene encoding replicative DNA helicase — protein sequence MPQQSAFKVRGDKRKEAQVDALKLPPHSIEAEQSVLGGLMLEAEAWDKVAEALVKEDFYSRAHKLIFSAMQKLVDGGQPLDLITVSEQLELTDELEDAGGFAYLGEIAKNTPSAGNILSYAEIVRERAVVREMIRVAHEIADAGYNPEGRDSGALLDLAETKVFKIAEQRANSNEGPEGIKSILEKTVDKIEQLYNNPHNGVTGVSSGFADLDDKTAGFQAGDLIIVAARPSMGKTTFAMNLCEYAALNEDKPVLIFSLEMPSEQIMMRMLASLGRVDQTRIRTGKLDDDDWARVSSTMGLMLEKGKMFIDDSSGLTPTEVRSRARRVAREHGGLSMIMVDYLQLMQVPALADNRTLEIAEISRSLKALAKELEIPVIALSQLNRSLEQRSDKRPVNSDLRESGSIEQDADLIMFIYRDEVYHDDSQDKGVAEIIIGKQRNGPIGKVRLTFQGQFSRFDNYAGPQFDED from the coding sequence ATGCCACAGCAAAGTGCTTTCAAAGTCAGAGGTGACAAGCGTAAAGAGGCGCAGGTTGATGCGTTGAAATTGCCACCCCATTCCATTGAAGCGGAGCAGTCGGTGCTGGGTGGGCTGATGTTGGAAGCCGAAGCGTGGGATAAAGTTGCTGAAGCATTGGTTAAAGAGGATTTCTATTCCCGGGCCCACAAGCTGATTTTCAGTGCGATGCAAAAACTGGTGGATGGCGGCCAGCCACTTGATTTAATCACGGTATCGGAACAGCTGGAACTGACTGATGAACTGGAAGATGCTGGCGGTTTTGCCTATTTGGGTGAGATAGCTAAAAACACGCCCAGTGCTGGCAATATCTTGTCTTATGCCGAGATTGTGCGTGAGCGTGCAGTGGTGCGTGAGATGATCCGCGTTGCCCATGAAATCGCTGACGCTGGCTACAATCCTGAGGGGCGGGATTCTGGCGCCTTGTTGGACTTGGCCGAGACCAAGGTTTTTAAGATTGCTGAGCAGCGTGCCAATAGCAATGAAGGTCCAGAAGGCATCAAAAGCATTCTTGAAAAAACCGTTGATAAGATTGAGCAGCTTTATAACAACCCGCATAACGGGGTGACGGGTGTATCTTCCGGTTTTGCAGATCTTGATGATAAAACCGCAGGTTTCCAGGCGGGTGATCTGATCATTGTTGCGGCGCGTCCTTCCATGGGAAAAACCACTTTTGCGATGAATCTGTGCGAATATGCCGCGCTTAATGAAGATAAACCAGTGTTGATTTTCAGCCTGGAAATGCCTTCCGAACAGATCATGATGCGTATGCTGGCCTCGCTTGGCCGCGTTGATCAAACCCGTATCCGTACCGGTAAGTTGGATGACGATGATTGGGCGCGCGTTTCTTCCACCATGGGGCTGATGCTGGAAAAAGGTAAAATGTTCATTGATGACAGTTCGGGATTGACGCCAACGGAAGTGCGCAGCCGTGCTCGTCGTGTCGCCCGTGAACACGGTGGGCTGTCAATGATTATGGTGGACTACTTGCAACTGATGCAGGTACCGGCCTTGGCCGATAACCGCACCTTGGAAATTGCCGAGATTTCCCGGTCTCTGAAGGCGCTGGCAAAAGAGCTGGAGATCCCAGTTATTGCGTTGTCACAGCTTAACCGTTCATTGGAGCAACGTTCAGATAAGCGCCCGGTTAACTCAGACTTGCGTGAATCTGGTTCTATTGAACAGGATGCCGACCTTATCATGTTCATCTATCGTGATGAGGTTTATCATGACGACTCACAGGATAAAGGTGTCGCTGAGATCATTATTGGTAAACAGCGTAACGGTCCTATCGGTAAGGTCAGATTGACTTTCCAAGGACAATTTTCCCGTTTTGATAACTATGCTGGACCGCAATTCGACGAGGATTAG